A single window of Narcine bancroftii isolate sNarBan1 chromosome 1, sNarBan1.hap1, whole genome shotgun sequence DNA harbors:
- the nr2f1a gene encoding nuclear receptor subfamily 2 group F member 1-A isoform X1, which yields MAMVVSTWRDPQDDVAGAQGGQSAQAQPGQQQGQQATSGAPHTPQTPGQPGPPSTPLGGSSQSVQPGSEKQQPSQQQHIECVVCGDKSSGKHYGQFTCEGCKSFFKRSVRRNLTYTCRANRNCPIDQHHRNQCQYCRLKKCLKVGMRREAVQRGRMPPTQPNPGQYALTNGDPLNGHCYLSGYISLLLRAEPYPTSRYGSQCMQPNNIMGIENICELAARLLFSAVEWARNIPFFPDLQITDQVALLRLTWSELFVLNAAQCSMPLHVAPLLAAAGLHASPMSADRVVAFMDHIRIFQEQVEKLKALHVDSAEYSCLKAIVLFTSDACGLSDAAHIESLQEKSQCALEEYVRSQYPNQPSRFGKLLLRLPSLRTVSSSVIEQLFFVRLKNQRILEKKIRSLIYVVKIFLKMEILQCMANLTVSERFKK from the exons ATGGCAATGGTAGTTAGTACTTGGCGAGATCCTCAGGACGACGTGGCCGGAGCTCAGGGCGGCCAGTCTGCACAAGCGCAGCCGGGCCAGCAGCAGGGGCAGCAGGCGACGTCGGGTGCTCCCCACACCCCACAGACCCCGGGCCAGCCAGGGCCGCCGTCCACTCCGCTCGGAGGCAGCAGTCAGAGCGTCCAGCCAGGCAGTGAGAAACAGCAGCCCAGCCAACAGCAGCATATCGAATGTGTCGTGTGTGGGGATAAATCCAGCGGAAAGCACTACGGCCAGTTCACATGTGAGGGCTGCAAAAGTTTCTTCAAGAGAAGTGTTCGGCGAAACTTAACGTACACATGTCGTGCCAACCGGAATTGTCCTATAGACCAACACCACCGCAATCAATGTCAATACTGTCGTCTGAAAAAATGCCTCAAAGTTGGGATGAGACGGGAAg CGGTTCAGCGAGGAAGAATGCCTCCAACTCAGCCAAACCCAGGCCAGTACGCGTTGACGAATGGGGACCCTTTGAACGGCCATTGCTATCTGTCTGGATACATCTCCTTACTACTGCGGGCCGAGCCTTACCCAACCTCTCGGTATGGGAGTCAATGTATGCAACCCAACAACATCATGGGGATCGAGAACATTTGCGAGCTGGCTGCAAGATTGCTTTTCAGCGCTGTGGAATGGGCGAGGAATATTCCTTTTTTCCCAGATCTTCAGATCACAGATCAGGTGGCTCTGCTAAGGCTGACTTGGAGTGAATTGTTTGTGCTTAATGCTGCCCAGTGTTCGATGCCGTTGCATGTGGCTCCTCTGCTGGCTGCAGCCGGCCTCCATGCTTCACCGATGTCCGCAGACAGGGTCGTTGCCTTCATGGATCACATAAGGATCTTCCAGGAACAAGTCGAAAAACTGAAAGCTCTCCACGTTGACTCGGCAGAATACAGCTGTCTTAAAGCTATTGTGTTATTCACATCAG ATGCCTGTGGCCTGTCGGATGCTGCCCATATAGAAAGCCTGCAGGAGAAATCTCAGTGTGCTCTAGAGGAATATGTGAGGAGCCAGTATCCAAACCAACCGAGCCGTTTTGGCAAGCTCTTACTGCGACTGCCTTCTCTTCGTACCGTCTCCTCTTCGGTTATCGAACAGCTCTTCTTCGTCCGTTTG AAAAATCAACGCATCTTGGAGAAAAAAATCCGTAGTTTAATTTATGTCgtcaagatttttttaaagatggAAATTTTACAATGTATGGCCAATCTGACTG TGTCAGAACGCTTTaaaaaatag
- the nr2f1a gene encoding nuclear receptor subfamily 2 group F member 1-A isoform X3: MAMVVSTWRDPQDDVAGAQGGQSAQAQPGQQQGQQATSGAPHTPQTPGQPGPPSTPLGGSSQSVQPGSEKQQPSQQQHIECVVCGDKSSGKHYGQFTCEGCKSFFKRSVRRNLTYTCRANRNCPIDQHHRNQCQYCRLKKCLKVGMRREAVQRGRMPPTQPNPGQYALTNGDPLNGHCYLSGYISLLLRAEPYPTSRYGSQCMQPNNIMGIENICELAARLLFSAVEWARNIPFFPDLQITDQVALLRLTWSELFVLNAAQCSMPLHVAPLLAAAGLHASPMSADRVVAFMDHIRIFQEQVEKLKALHVDSAEYSCLKAIVLFTSDACGLSDAAHIESLQEKSQCALEEYVRSQYPNQPSRFGKLLLRLPSLRTVSSSVIEQLFFVRLITY; encoded by the exons ATGGCAATGGTAGTTAGTACTTGGCGAGATCCTCAGGACGACGTGGCCGGAGCTCAGGGCGGCCAGTCTGCACAAGCGCAGCCGGGCCAGCAGCAGGGGCAGCAGGCGACGTCGGGTGCTCCCCACACCCCACAGACCCCGGGCCAGCCAGGGCCGCCGTCCACTCCGCTCGGAGGCAGCAGTCAGAGCGTCCAGCCAGGCAGTGAGAAACAGCAGCCCAGCCAACAGCAGCATATCGAATGTGTCGTGTGTGGGGATAAATCCAGCGGAAAGCACTACGGCCAGTTCACATGTGAGGGCTGCAAAAGTTTCTTCAAGAGAAGTGTTCGGCGAAACTTAACGTACACATGTCGTGCCAACCGGAATTGTCCTATAGACCAACACCACCGCAATCAATGTCAATACTGTCGTCTGAAAAAATGCCTCAAAGTTGGGATGAGACGGGAAg CGGTTCAGCGAGGAAGAATGCCTCCAACTCAGCCAAACCCAGGCCAGTACGCGTTGACGAATGGGGACCCTTTGAACGGCCATTGCTATCTGTCTGGATACATCTCCTTACTACTGCGGGCCGAGCCTTACCCAACCTCTCGGTATGGGAGTCAATGTATGCAACCCAACAACATCATGGGGATCGAGAACATTTGCGAGCTGGCTGCAAGATTGCTTTTCAGCGCTGTGGAATGGGCGAGGAATATTCCTTTTTTCCCAGATCTTCAGATCACAGATCAGGTGGCTCTGCTAAGGCTGACTTGGAGTGAATTGTTTGTGCTTAATGCTGCCCAGTGTTCGATGCCGTTGCATGTGGCTCCTCTGCTGGCTGCAGCCGGCCTCCATGCTTCACCGATGTCCGCAGACAGGGTCGTTGCCTTCATGGATCACATAAGGATCTTCCAGGAACAAGTCGAAAAACTGAAAGCTCTCCACGTTGACTCGGCAGAATACAGCTGTCTTAAAGCTATTGTGTTATTCACATCAG ATGCCTGTGGCCTGTCGGATGCTGCCCATATAGAAAGCCTGCAGGAGAAATCTCAGTGTGCTCTAGAGGAATATGTGAGGAGCCAGTATCCAAACCAACCGAGCCGTTTTGGCAAGCTCTTACTGCGACTGCCTTCTCTTCGTACCGTCTCCTCTTCGGTTATCGAACAGCTCTTCTTCGTCCGTTTG ATAACTTACTAG
- the nr2f1a gene encoding nuclear receptor subfamily 2 group F member 1-A isoform X2 codes for MAMVVSTWRDPQDDVAGAQGGQSAQAQPGQQQGQQATSGAPHTPQTPGQPGPPSTPLGGSSQSVQPGSEKQQPSQQQHIECVVCGDKSSGKHYGQFTCEGCKSFFKRSVRRNLTYTCRANRNCPIDQHHRNQCQYCRLKKCLKVGMRREAVQRGRMPPTQPNPGQYALTNGDPLNGHCYLSGYISLLLRAEPYPTSRYGSQCMQPNNIMGIENICELAARLLFSAVEWARNIPFFPDLQITDQVALLRLTWSELFVLNAAQCSMPLHVAPLLAAAGLHASPMSADRVVAFMDHIRIFQEQVEKLKALHVDSAEYSCLKAIVLFTSDACGLSDAAHIESLQEKSQCALEEYVRSQYPNQPSRFGKLLLRLPSLRTVSSSVIEQLFFVRLVGKTPIETLIRDMLLSGSSFNWPYMSIQ; via the exons ATGGCAATGGTAGTTAGTACTTGGCGAGATCCTCAGGACGACGTGGCCGGAGCTCAGGGCGGCCAGTCTGCACAAGCGCAGCCGGGCCAGCAGCAGGGGCAGCAGGCGACGTCGGGTGCTCCCCACACCCCACAGACCCCGGGCCAGCCAGGGCCGCCGTCCACTCCGCTCGGAGGCAGCAGTCAGAGCGTCCAGCCAGGCAGTGAGAAACAGCAGCCCAGCCAACAGCAGCATATCGAATGTGTCGTGTGTGGGGATAAATCCAGCGGAAAGCACTACGGCCAGTTCACATGTGAGGGCTGCAAAAGTTTCTTCAAGAGAAGTGTTCGGCGAAACTTAACGTACACATGTCGTGCCAACCGGAATTGTCCTATAGACCAACACCACCGCAATCAATGTCAATACTGTCGTCTGAAAAAATGCCTCAAAGTTGGGATGAGACGGGAAg CGGTTCAGCGAGGAAGAATGCCTCCAACTCAGCCAAACCCAGGCCAGTACGCGTTGACGAATGGGGACCCTTTGAACGGCCATTGCTATCTGTCTGGATACATCTCCTTACTACTGCGGGCCGAGCCTTACCCAACCTCTCGGTATGGGAGTCAATGTATGCAACCCAACAACATCATGGGGATCGAGAACATTTGCGAGCTGGCTGCAAGATTGCTTTTCAGCGCTGTGGAATGGGCGAGGAATATTCCTTTTTTCCCAGATCTTCAGATCACAGATCAGGTGGCTCTGCTAAGGCTGACTTGGAGTGAATTGTTTGTGCTTAATGCTGCCCAGTGTTCGATGCCGTTGCATGTGGCTCCTCTGCTGGCTGCAGCCGGCCTCCATGCTTCACCGATGTCCGCAGACAGGGTCGTTGCCTTCATGGATCACATAAGGATCTTCCAGGAACAAGTCGAAAAACTGAAAGCTCTCCACGTTGACTCGGCAGAATACAGCTGTCTTAAAGCTATTGTGTTATTCACATCAG ATGCCTGTGGCCTGTCGGATGCTGCCCATATAGAAAGCCTGCAGGAGAAATCTCAGTGTGCTCTAGAGGAATATGTGAGGAGCCAGTATCCAAACCAACCGAGCCGTTTTGGCAAGCTCTTACTGCGACTGCCTTCTCTTCGTACCGTCTCCTCTTCGGTTATCGAACAGCTCTTCTTCGTCCGTTTGGTAGGTAAAACACCAATTGAAACCCTCATCAGAGATATGTTACTGTCGGGGAGCAGCTTCAACTGGCCTTATATGTCCATCCAATGA